GATTGCTGATCGGATTGGCGGCAGGTGTTTATGCCATGCTCCGCCTCATCCAACACTTCTTTTCGGGAGACTAGCCATCTATGGAAATTCAGGACTTGTTTATTCGCCAGCGCAAATACATATTCACCTTGTTGTCTTTATACGTACTCGGGTACGGCTTTACAAGCTATCAATCGGTTTTTGCCGGGTTGATCTTTGGTACAAGCCTGAGCCTTTTTAATTTATGGCTGCTTGCGAGGAAAATGAACAACTTCGGGGATTCGGTGGTGCAGGGGAAGAAGGTGCGCTCGCTCGGCTCGTTGTCGAGGCTTGCTACTGGAGCGCTTGCTGTAATCGTTGCGATGGAATATCCTGATCGCATTGACCTTGTATTTACGATTTTGGGATTAATGACAGCTTATATTGTCATTATGATAGATTTTTTTGTCCAGTCTTTTCATTTACGTAAATAGCGGGGAAGAGAGGTGAATTAACTGATGCATCATGAAGCTCCATTATTAGATTTATTTGGGCTTACTTTTAACTTAGCAAACATGCTGATGATCACAATTGCGACTGCTCTTGTATTCATCATTGCAGTTC
This DNA window, taken from Mesobacillus boroniphilus, encodes the following:
- a CDS encoding ATP synthase subunit I — its product is MEIQDLFIRQRKYIFTLLSLYVLGYGFTSYQSVFAGLIFGTSLSLFNLWLLARKMNNFGDSVVQGKKVRSLGSLSRLATGALAVIVAMEYPDRIDLVFTILGLMTAYIVIMIDFFVQSFHLRK